A region of Tolypothrix sp. NIES-4075 DNA encodes the following proteins:
- a CDS encoding type II toxin-antitoxin system HicB family antitoxin, translated as MIEKAKSNYSAYVPDLPGCVATGATIVETQQQIQQAILFGSHFVNAFHLQRLREDNLPIPEPTTLCEYVEVS; from the coding sequence TTGATTGAAAAAGCTAAGAGTAATTATTCAGCTTACGTTCCGGATTTGCCGGGATGTGTGGCAACAGGTGCAACTATTGTAGAAACACAGCAACAAATACAACAAGCGATACTCTTTGGGAGTCACTTCGTGAACGCTTTTCATTTACAACGTTTGCGTGAGGATAATTTACCTATTCCGGAACCAACAACTTTATGTGAATATGTGGAAGTATCATGA
- a CDS encoding pentapeptide repeat-containing protein has product MFWRQLALIILMIVFCFGWTTPAIADWTHPLSFSNAQLTKRDFSGQSLQAAEFSNANMELTNFANADLRGAVMSASTMTQANLHQADLSNALVDQVNLTGADLSDANFTEALLLGAVFTNVNIKGADFSDAILDKVQIKELCAKASGVNSQTGVETRDSLGCQL; this is encoded by the coding sequence ATGTTTTGGCGGCAATTGGCGTTAATTATCTTAATGATTGTATTTTGCTTTGGCTGGACAACACCAGCGATCGCAGACTGGACTCATCCATTGTCATTTAGCAATGCACAATTGACAAAACGGGATTTTTCTGGGCAAAGTTTGCAAGCGGCTGAATTTTCTAACGCCAATATGGAACTAACTAACTTTGCTAATGCTGACTTGCGAGGGGCAGTCATGAGTGCAAGCACGATGACACAAGCGAATCTGCATCAAGCAGATTTAAGCAATGCACTCGTGGATCAGGTAAACTTAACAGGAGCTGATTTGAGCGATGCCAACTTCACAGAAGCTCTTTTGCTTGGCGCTGTCTTTACTAATGTAAATATTAAAGGTGCAGATTTCAGCGATGCGATTTTGGATAAAGTGCAAATCAAAGAACTGTGTGCAAAAGCCAGCGGTGTAAATTCTCAAACTGGCGTAGAAACTCGTGATTCTTTAGGATGTCAACTTTGA
- a CDS encoding 5-(carboxyamino)imidazole ribonucleotide synthase — MKRVGVIGGGQLAWMMGDAAQKLGLELVVQTPNKEDPAFAIASDTVLAKIDDATATAVLASKSDIITFENEFVDLDALSILADQGVCFRPSLKALTPLLDKYHQRCYLRDLGLPVPQFFAVEPQDNEKIASFGFPLVLKSRRHGYDGQGTFIIKDFATLQPKLDYNITENAFLIEEFIPFQRELAIIAARSVDGEVVTYPVVETQQEEQVCRRVIASAQITPQQTAEIEAIAHTILNSLQVVGVFGIELFLTADGKVLVNEIAPRTHNSGHFSLDACETSQFEQHLRAVCGFPLGNPALRCAGAVMVNLLGYENSQSDYQKKRSLLKQIPRAYLHWYGKTESRLGRKLGHVTVLLDNQNQAMDVARSIESIWYPNTPTPITPIN, encoded by the coding sequence TTGAAGCGTGTTGGTGTAATTGGTGGTGGACAACTCGCCTGGATGATGGGAGATGCCGCACAAAAGCTAGGATTAGAATTGGTGGTGCAAACTCCTAACAAAGAAGATCCGGCTTTCGCGATCGCATCTGATACAGTTTTAGCCAAAATTGATGATGCCACAGCTACGGCTGTTTTAGCTAGCAAATCCGATATCATCACCTTTGAAAACGAATTTGTTGACTTAGACGCTTTATCCATCCTCGCAGATCAAGGCGTTTGCTTCCGTCCCTCTTTAAAAGCTTTAACTCCCCTTTTAGATAAATATCATCAACGCTGCTATTTACGCGATTTGGGTTTACCCGTTCCTCAATTTTTCGCCGTCGAGCCTCAAGACAACGAAAAAATCGCATCTTTTGGTTTTCCCTTAGTTCTCAAATCCCGACGCCACGGTTATGACGGTCAAGGTACTTTCATCATCAAGGACTTTGCGACATTACAACCCAAGTTAGATTATAATATCACGGAAAATGCTTTTTTGATAGAAGAATTTATTCCTTTTCAACGAGAGCTAGCGATAATTGCGGCGCGTTCAGTTGATGGCGAGGTTGTAACCTATCCAGTGGTGGAAACTCAGCAAGAAGAACAAGTATGTCGTCGGGTAATTGCGTCGGCACAGATTACCCCTCAACAAACAGCAGAAATAGAAGCGATCGCTCACACTATATTAAATAGCCTGCAAGTAGTAGGCGTTTTTGGGATTGAGCTATTTCTCACCGCAGATGGAAAAGTGTTGGTAAATGAAATTGCCCCAAGAACGCACAATTCCGGGCATTTTTCCCTTGATGCTTGCGAAACCTCGCAATTTGAGCAGCATTTGAGAGCGGTGTGTGGTTTTCCTTTGGGTAATCCCGCTTTGCGCTGTGCTGGTGCTGTGATGGTTAACCTTTTGGGATATGAAAATTCTCAAAGCGATTACCAAAAAAAGCGATCGCTATTAAAGCAGATTCCCCGAGCTTACCTGCATTGGTATGGTAAAACAGAATCGCGTTTAGGGCGCAAATTGGGACACGTCACCGTTTTGCTCGATAATCAAAATCAGGCAATGGATGTCGCCCGCAGCATAGAATCTATCTGGTATCCGAATACCCCCACACCTATAACACCCATAAACTAG
- a CDS encoding M16 family metallopeptidase, translating to MFPASVFQLDNGVTFIHQEIATTPVVVADVWVRAGATREPNPWFGMAHFLEHMIFKGTATLPPGVFDQNIENRGGVTNAATSYDYAHYTLTTAATYLEDTLPHLGELLLNAAIPEEEFERERDVVLEEIRQAQDDPDWLGFQSLIQSVYQQHPYGRSVLGTEQELMQQSAEAMRCFHRAHYQPENMTVVVVGGIGEKPALELVNRTFENFGDRTDCPQFELNAEPAITGIRRQELHLPRLEQARLTMAWTAPGVEKLRSAYGLDLLSVLLAEGRTSRLVRELREELQLVQGICANLSLQRESSLFTINAWLEPEELEKVEALICAHLEDLQNVEISDAELARTRRLLCNEYAFSTETPNQLTGLYGYYNTIAQAELSVTYPQQIQSFDAQELQQLAKDYLSPHNYAVTVLKPC from the coding sequence GTGTTTCCAGCCTCAGTTTTTCAACTAGACAATGGTGTAACCTTTATTCATCAGGAAATTGCTACCACCCCTGTAGTAGTGGCTGATGTTTGGGTGCGTGCTGGTGCAACAAGAGAGCCAAATCCGTGGTTCGGCATGGCGCACTTTTTAGAACATATGATTTTTAAAGGTACAGCGACGCTACCCCCCGGAGTATTTGACCAAAATATTGAAAATAGAGGTGGCGTGACTAATGCCGCTACCAGTTATGATTACGCTCATTACACTCTCACCACAGCTGCCACATATCTAGAAGATACTTTGCCTCATTTAGGGGAACTGTTGCTGAATGCTGCAATTCCCGAAGAAGAATTTGAGCGAGAACGGGATGTAGTATTAGAGGAAATTCGTCAAGCGCAAGACGATCCCGATTGGCTGGGATTTCAATCTTTGATTCAAAGCGTGTACCAGCAGCACCCCTACGGACGTTCGGTGCTGGGTACTGAGCAAGAATTGATGCAGCAATCAGCAGAAGCAATGCGCTGTTTTCATCGCGCTCACTATCAACCAGAAAATATGACAGTAGTGGTAGTGGGGGGAATTGGAGAAAAACCAGCTTTAGAATTAGTAAATCGCACCTTTGAAAATTTTGGCGATCGCACTGATTGCCCGCAGTTTGAATTGAATGCCGAACCAGCAATTACTGGTATTCGTCGTCAAGAACTACATTTACCACGCTTAGAGCAAGCGCGGTTAACAATGGCATGGACAGCACCAGGAGTCGAAAAACTCCGCAGCGCTTACGGTTTAGATTTATTATCAGTACTGCTAGCAGAAGGAAGAACTTCGCGCTTAGTTCGCGAATTGCGAGAAGAACTGCAATTAGTGCAGGGAATTTGCGCTAATTTGTCTCTGCAACGAGAATCGAGTTTATTTACAATTAACGCTTGGTTAGAGCCAGAAGAACTAGAAAAAGTTGAAGCTTTAATTTGCGCTCACTTAGAAGATTTGCAGAATGTGGAAATTAGCGATGCTGAACTGGCACGTACCCGCAGACTGCTATGTAATGAATATGCCTTTTCTACGGAAACGCCAAATCAACTCACCGGGCTTTATGGCTACTATAATACCATCGCCCAAGCTGAATTGTCCGTTACCTATCCCCAGCAGATTCAGTCATTTGATGCCCAAGAACTGCAACAATTAGCTAAAGATTATCTTTCACCACATAATTATGCAGTTACGGTACTCAAACCTTGTTAG
- a CDS encoding M16 family metallopeptidase, whose product MTQTLKSSISHAPIARTVLSNGIVLLVAENPAADIIAARIFIRAGSCNEHPQQSGLAHLLSTVLTKGCDGLSSLQIAEHVESMGAGLSADSAADYFLVSLKTVTADFADILGLAGRIMRSPTFPEVEVELERRLALQDIRSQKEQPFTIAFDQLRQVMYQNHPYAMSVLGDETTMGSLTRADLVKYHQTYFRPDNLVISIAGRVTLKDAVNLVEKIFGDWQAPPEPLPIVHFPHIKVEPQQRLKAQQTQQSVIMLGYLGPSVRTADYAPLKLLSTYLGNGLSSRLFVELREKRGLAYEVSAFYPTRLHPASFVVYMGTAPENTSIALTGLRTEVDLLSSNQLEESALQAAKNKILGQYALGKQTNAQIAQVYGWYEILGLGIDFDLLFQELIADVSVKDAIKAANQYLREPYLSLVGQQEAINSAIN is encoded by the coding sequence ATGACTCAAACTCTAAAATCTTCTATTTCTCACGCGCCGATCGCTCGCACTGTGTTGAGCAATGGTATCGTATTATTGGTAGCAGAAAATCCCGCAGCTGATATCATTGCAGCGCGGATTTTTATTCGTGCTGGTAGTTGTAACGAACACCCACAGCAGTCAGGGTTAGCGCATTTGCTATCTACAGTGCTGACAAAAGGATGCGATGGACTTTCTAGCTTGCAAATCGCCGAACATGTAGAATCTATGGGGGCAGGTTTGAGTGCAGATAGTGCCGCCGATTATTTTTTGGTGTCATTGAAGACTGTTACCGCAGATTTTGCGGATATTTTGGGTTTGGCGGGGCGAATTATGCGATCGCCTACTTTTCCCGAAGTTGAAGTAGAATTAGAACGGCGTCTAGCTTTACAAGATATTCGCTCTCAAAAAGAGCAACCATTTACCATCGCCTTTGACCAACTGCGCCAGGTAATGTATCAAAATCATCCCTATGCAATGTCGGTGCTAGGAGATGAAACAACTATGGGCAGTTTGACTCGTGCCGATTTAGTCAAGTATCATCAGACATATTTTCGTCCAGATAATCTGGTAATTAGTATTGCCGGTCGAGTCACACTAAAAGATGCAGTTAATTTAGTAGAAAAAATATTTGGAGATTGGCAAGCTCCACCCGAACCACTGCCCATAGTACATTTTCCCCATATAAAGGTAGAACCACAGCAAAGACTCAAAGCGCAACAAACACAGCAATCAGTCATTATGCTGGGTTATCTCGGACCATCAGTGCGGACTGCGGATTATGCTCCATTGAAGTTGTTATCTACCTACCTAGGAAATGGGCTTTCTAGTCGCTTGTTTGTCGAATTGCGCGAAAAGCGGGGTTTAGCTTACGAAGTGTCCGCATTTTATCCTACAAGGCTGCATCCCGCCTCATTTGTAGTTTACATGGGAACCGCGCCGGAAAATACCAGCATCGCTTTAACCGGACTGCGAACAGAAGTAGATTTACTCTCTAGCAACCAATTAGAAGAAAGCGCACTTCAAGCCGCGAAAAATAAGATACTGGGGCAGTATGCTTTAGGTAAACAAACTAACGCTCAAATTGCTCAAGTATATGGCTGGTATGAAATTTTAGGGTTAGGAATTGATTTTGACTTATTGTTTCAAGAGTTAATTGCCGATGTGAGTGTTAAAGATGCGATCAAAGCAGCTAATCAATATTTACGGGAACCTTATTTATCCTTAGTCGGTCAACAGGAAGCTATTAATAGTGCAATAAACTAG
- a CDS encoding peptidoglycan-binding protein: MKGSQIVSRSNCLQTSIASRFFSASKFYLLPLCFATPVLIGSSVVSFAAPPEIAQVVVGGNVNRPTLKLGSQGERVSELQGALKLLGYYTGAVDGNFNQTTATAVSQFKQAAGLAPDGIVDANTWARLFPGEGTVASSPASPNPASKFPTPEPKPSSPTTTSTSQTTVRQSSPGSNTSTTRSEQTLRTTSTDGAGQTSSSEQTVRTTSTTGSRETVRTPRTPRSQTSSSAETVRTPRTPRNQTASSGETVRTRQTSSSKQTPRTRQTASSSETVRTRQTSSSGQTTRQTPAIQYTAGGMPILRIGMRGPEVVKLQERLKRLGFLDGDVDGDFGASTEAAVKAAQQRYGLEPDGIAGGATWDVLTRRRSQPR; this comes from the coding sequence ATGAAAGGCAGCCAAATAGTAAGTAGATCTAACTGCTTACAAACATCAATAGCATCTCGTTTTTTTTCTGCCAGCAAGTTTTATTTGTTACCTCTCTGCTTTGCTACACCTGTGCTAATTGGTTCAAGCGTAGTATCATTTGCAGCACCACCAGAAATTGCCCAAGTAGTTGTTGGAGGCAACGTCAATCGTCCTACCCTGAAACTTGGTAGTCAAGGAGAGCGAGTTTCCGAATTACAGGGAGCGTTGAAACTTTTGGGCTATTACACAGGTGCAGTTGATGGAAACTTTAACCAAACGACGGCAACCGCTGTTTCTCAGTTTAAACAAGCAGCGGGTTTGGCTCCAGATGGCATTGTTGATGCCAACACTTGGGCTAGACTTTTCCCAGGTGAAGGAACGGTAGCTTCTTCCCCTGCTTCACCTAACCCCGCATCCAAGTTTCCCACTCCTGAGCCGAAACCGTCTAGCCCAACGACAACAAGCACCTCACAAACAACCGTCAGACAATCATCACCAGGCAGTAATACTTCAACTACTCGTTCTGAACAAACTTTGCGTACTACCTCAACCGATGGTGCTGGACAAACTTCTAGTTCTGAGCAAACAGTTCGTACTACTTCCACCACTGGTTCTAGGGAAACTGTTCGCACTCCTCGAACTCCTCGAAGTCAAACTAGCAGTTCTGCGGAAACTGTTCGCACTCCTCGAACTCCTCGAAACCAAACTGCTAGTTCTGGTGAAACTGTTCGCACTCGTCAAACAAGCAGTTCTAAACAAACTCCTCGCACTCGTCAAACTGCTAGTTCTAGTGAAACTGTTCGCACTCGTCAAACTAGTAGTTCTGGACAAACTACTCGGCAAACTCCTGCTATTCAGTACACCGCAGGGGGAATGCCGATTTTGCGGATAGGAATGCGTGGTCCTGAAGTTGTTAAACTGCAAGAAAGACTGAAAAGACTTGGTTTTTTGGATGGTGATGTAGATGGAGATTTTGGCGCATCTACTGAAGCTGCGGTGAAAGCTGCACAACAACGCTATGGTTTAGAGCCTGATGGTATAGCTGGTGGTGCTACTTGGGACGTTCTCACACGGCGTCGCAGTCAACCGCGTTAG
- a CDS encoding phage holin family protein has translation MRHFLLTWLGTAIALLITAHFVPGFIVKTFVTALVAAVILGLVNAIVRPILSLLTLPINLITFGLFTFVINAFTLWLASVLTPGYGFEIRGILPALLGSIVLAIVSTIINYLLRVID, from the coding sequence ATGCGACACTTTTTGTTAACTTGGTTAGGGACAGCGATCGCCTTACTGATTACGGCTCATTTCGTTCCTGGCTTTATCGTCAAGACTTTTGTCACAGCGCTTGTGGCTGCCGTTATTCTAGGGCTAGTTAATGCGATCGTTAGACCGATTTTAAGTCTTTTGACCTTGCCAATTAATCTAATTACTTTTGGGTTGTTTACATTTGTCATCAACGCCTTTACACTTTGGCTAGCAAGCGTCCTCACTCCTGGTTATGGTTTTGAGATTCGCGGCATTTTGCCTGCTTTGTTGGGTTCAATTGTGCTGGCGATCGTTTCTACCATAATTAATTACTTACTCAGAGTAATTGACTAG
- a CDS encoding TMEM165/GDT1 family protein, whose protein sequence is MLTAFTAGLLLITVSELGDKTFFIAAILAMRHSRRLVLIGAIAALAAMTIISVVAGQAVSFLPKLYIHYAEIVLFIGFGMKLLYDASRMSALSCDAEVLEEAKEAVEQAEKQQPKKKTPLSIILEAFVLTFMAEWGDRTQFATIALAASKNAFGVTLGAILGHSICAVIAVSCGRLIAGRISERQLTLIGGCLFIVFGVVAAIEGVRS, encoded by the coding sequence GTGTTAACAGCTTTTACCGCAGGTTTATTATTAATCACAGTTTCCGAGTTAGGAGATAAAACCTTTTTTATCGCCGCAATTTTAGCTATGCGTCACTCGCGACGCTTAGTATTAATCGGTGCGATCGCGGCTTTAGCTGCGATGACAATAATTTCTGTGGTAGCGGGACAAGCGGTATCTTTCTTGCCAAAGCTTTATATTCATTACGCAGAAATTGTTTTATTTATCGGCTTTGGTATGAAGCTGTTGTATGACGCGAGTCGGATGTCGGCTTTGAGTTGTGATGCAGAAGTACTAGAAGAGGCAAAAGAAGCGGTAGAACAGGCAGAAAAACAACAGCCCAAGAAAAAAACGCCACTGTCAATTATATTAGAAGCCTTTGTATTAACATTTATGGCAGAATGGGGCGATCGCACACAATTTGCCACCATTGCTCTAGCCGCTAGCAAGAACGCTTTTGGTGTAACCCTCGGTGCCATATTAGGACATTCTATTTGTGCAGTCATTGCCGTAAGTTGTGGACGACTCATCGCTGGACGAATTTCCGAACGCCAACTTACCCTAATTGGCGGATGCTTATTTATCGTGTTTGGTGTAGTGGCAGCGATAGAAGGAGTTAGGAGTTAA